The following coding sequences lie in one Methylosinus sp. H3A genomic window:
- a CDS encoding fumarate reductase/succinate dehydrogenase flavoprotein subunit codes for MSHIDDADAVYEADVLVIGGGTAGPLAAYKAKAANPALKVVLLEKANVKRSGAIAIGMDGLNNAVIPGFASPEQYVREITIANDGIVYQKALLAYAERSFDMICELDRWGVKFLKDENGDYDVKKVHHLGTYVLPMPEGGSVKKILYRQLRKAQVLISNRFMVTRLLTAKDGRVAGAIAVNSRSAELLVIRAKAVILAAGAAGRLGLPASGYLWGTYENPANSGDGYAMAFHAGAELTNLECFQINPLIKDYNGPACAYVGGPFGAYTANSRGERFIESDYWSGQMMLEFYRELQSGSGPVFLKFDHLAPETIAEVEGILHEVERPSRRQFHAGRGTDYRRDMVEMHISEIGFCSGHSASGVWVDEFARTTVEGLYAAGDMASVPHNYMLGAFVNGAIAGEHAAAYAREVDLADCDPAQIEAERARTRAPLRNEKGLPANQVEYKIRRFVNDYLQPPKSPRKYEIAQKRFAEIRADLQRLVARDAHELMRALEAHSILDCAEMAAAASLYRKESRWGLYHYRLDYPDRNDEDWFCHVQLYKDVKGAIACRKRAVDPYIVPVEATERDAYDRLRIEARS; via the coding sequence GTGAGCCATATCGACGACGCCGACGCTGTCTATGAGGCCGATGTGCTCGTCATAGGGGGCGGAACCGCCGGCCCGCTCGCCGCTTATAAGGCGAAGGCGGCAAATCCGGCGCTGAAGGTCGTTCTGCTCGAGAAGGCCAATGTGAAACGTTCCGGCGCCATCGCGATCGGCATGGACGGACTCAACAATGCGGTCATCCCGGGCTTCGCCAGCCCCGAGCAATATGTCCGCGAGATCACCATAGCGAACGACGGGATCGTCTATCAGAAGGCGCTGCTCGCCTATGCCGAGCGCTCCTTCGACATGATCTGCGAACTCGACCGATGGGGCGTCAAATTCCTCAAGGACGAGAATGGCGATTACGATGTGAAGAAGGTCCATCATCTGGGGACCTATGTGTTGCCGATGCCGGAAGGAGGCTCGGTCAAGAAGATTCTCTACAGGCAATTGCGCAAGGCGCAGGTGCTGATCTCCAACCGCTTCATGGTGACGCGCCTGCTCACGGCGAAGGACGGTCGCGTCGCGGGCGCGATCGCGGTCAACAGCCGTAGCGCCGAACTGCTGGTCATACGCGCCAAGGCGGTGATTCTCGCGGCCGGCGCAGCGGGGCGCCTCGGCTTGCCGGCCTCCGGCTATCTCTGGGGAACCTATGAGAACCCCGCCAATTCCGGCGACGGCTATGCGATGGCGTTCCACGCCGGCGCCGAATTGACCAATCTCGAATGCTTCCAGATCAATCCGCTCATCAAGGACTATAATGGCCCCGCCTGCGCCTATGTCGGAGGGCCGTTCGGCGCCTACACGGCGAACAGCCGCGGCGAGCGCTTCATCGAATCCGACTATTGGTCGGGACAGATGATGCTGGAATTCTATCGCGAGCTCCAGAGCGGGAGCGGCCCCGTGTTTCTCAAATTCGACCATCTTGCGCCAGAGACCATCGCTGAGGTCGAAGGGATTCTGCACGAGGTCGAACGTCCCTCACGCAGGCAATTTCATGCGGGGCGCGGCACCGATTATCGCCGCGACATGGTCGAGATGCACATATCGGAGATCGGCTTCTGCTCCGGCCACAGCGCTTCGGGCGTGTGGGTCGACGAATTCGCGCGCACGACGGTCGAGGGACTTTATGCGGCGGGCGACATGGCGAGCGTGCCGCATAATTATATGCTCGGCGCCTTCGTCAATGGCGCGATCGCGGGAGAACATGCGGCGGCATATGCGCGCGAGGTCGATCTCGCCGATTGCGACCCGGCGCAGATCGAGGCCGAGCGCGCACGCACCCGGGCGCCGCTGCGCAATGAGAAGGGCCTGCCGGCCAATCAGGTCGAATATAAGATACGGCGCTTCGTCAACGATTATCTCCAGCCCCCTAAGTCCCCGCGCAAATATGAGATCGCGCAGAAGCGCTTCGCCGAAATTCGCGCAGACTTGCAACGCCTCGTCGCGCGCGACGCGCATGAGCTCATGCGAGCGCTCGAGGCGCATTCGATCCTCGATTGCGCGGAGATGGCGGCGGCCGCCTCGCTCTATCGCAAGGAAAGCCGCTGGGGCCTGTACCATTATCGTCTCGACTACCCGGATCGCAACGACGAGGACTGGTTCTGCCATGTGCAACTCTATAAGGATGTGAAGGGCGCCATCGCTTGTCGTAAGCGTGCCGTCGATCCTTATATCGTGCCGGTGGAGGCGACGGAGCGCGACGCCTATGACCGTCTGCGCATAGAAGCGCGAAGCTGA
- a CDS encoding ferredoxin family protein, whose product MSFAENPSEFPVKVDLEKCIADKGCTICVDVCPLDVLRIDPATGKAHMKYDECWYCLPCELDCPTKAITVSIPYLLR is encoded by the coding sequence ATGTCTTTCGCCGAGAACCCTTCCGAATTTCCCGTCAAGGTCGACCTCGAGAAGTGCATCGCCGACAAGGGCTGCACCATCTGCGTCGACGTCTGCCCGCTCGACGTTCTGCGCATCGATCCGGCGACGGGAAAAGCGCATATGAAATATGACGAATGCTGGTATTGCCTGCCCTGCGAGCTCGATTGCCCGACGAAGGCGATCACCGTGTCGATTCCCTATCTCCTGCGGTGA
- a CDS encoding HEAT repeat domain-containing protein: MPDEGDHRVDSLSPAVTAMARDGIFEEQGIDLADIAERFGSEDADERRIAIMDLAESGEPAGEALLIQALRDPHPGVRRAAAGGLEQFDGAAAASALAIALLDADAEVAATADSSLRQFRTPEAAPPLLALVGHERADVRAAAWRGLRGLRVTATLTPALRALEDEDAQVRREAIGAVAYLKDKTTTPALIHAVRDDHFEVRRAALAALAFAPAPAILEAIRAGLADAHWRVREAAAALAGKARATGVEAGLIHTLSDESWQVALQAARSLGCTGAVEAIAALGALTTHAVSNLRKEVAAALGEIRHADALPILGRLAEDPDPDVRKIARWSIHLIDSSAR; encoded by the coding sequence TTGCCCGACGAAGGCGATCACCGTGTCGATTCCCTATCTCCTGCGGTGACGGCGATGGCGCGCGACGGCATTTTCGAAGAACAAGGAATCGATCTCGCCGACATCGCCGAGCGCTTCGGAAGCGAGGATGCCGATGAGCGACGCATCGCGATCATGGATCTCGCCGAGAGCGGCGAGCCGGCGGGCGAAGCGCTGCTCATCCAGGCGTTGCGCGATCCGCATCCGGGCGTGAGGCGCGCGGCGGCCGGCGGGCTCGAGCAATTCGACGGGGCGGCGGCGGCGAGCGCTCTGGCGATCGCCCTTCTCGACGCGGACGCCGAAGTCGCCGCCACGGCCGATTCCAGCCTTCGTCAGTTCCGTACGCCGGAAGCGGCGCCGCCCCTTCTCGCGCTCGTCGGTCACGAGCGGGCGGATGTCCGCGCTGCAGCCTGGAGGGGGTTGCGCGGCCTGCGCGTCACGGCGACGCTGACGCCCGCTCTACGCGCGCTCGAGGATGAAGACGCCCAGGTGCGGCGGGAGGCGATCGGCGCGGTGGCCTATTTGAAGGACAAGACGACGACGCCGGCGTTGATCCACGCCGTCCGCGACGATCATTTCGAGGTGCGGCGGGCCGCCCTGGCGGCGCTCGCCTTCGCGCCAGCGCCGGCGATTCTCGAGGCGATACGCGCCGGCCTCGCCGACGCACATTGGCGCGTGCGAGAGGCCGCCGCCGCTCTCGCCGGAAAGGCGCGAGCGACGGGAGTCGAGGCGGGCCTGATTCATACGCTGTCGGACGAGAGCTGGCAGGTCGCCCTCCAGGCAGCTCGCTCTCTCGGATGCACGGGGGCGGTCGAAGCGATTGCGGCGCTCGGCGCGCTGACGACGCACGCCGTGAGCAATCTGCGCAAGGAAGTCGCCGCCGCCCTCGGCGAAATCCGCCACGCCGACGCCCTGCCGATCCTCGGGCGCCTGGCCGAAGACCCGGACCCCGACGTGCGCAAGATCGCCCGCTGGTCGATCCATCTCATCGACTCCTCCGCACGCTGA
- a CDS encoding amidase, which translates to MPQDLTQVSASELIAAYRSKALSPVEVAAATLKRIAELQPHFNAYRAVDAEAALAQAKASEARWAKGAPLGLLDGVPVGFKDLLNVKGFPTRKGSLATPDTVQQADSPPAARLRDSGAVILGKTQTAEFGLKGLTETKLAGVTPNAWDRQYVSGGSSGGAGVAAALGLGPLQVATDGGGSIRNPAAINGVFGFKPTFGRVAGYPHNGSLFHIGPITRTVTDAALLLNVIAQPDARDWTSLPSDGRDWTAGLDGGVKGLRVAYSRTLGYIQVDPGVAAVVDRAVARLAELGVIVEEADPGFSDPSAIIDAINAERAIRLRRDIGDAGLDLIDPGIRKRVERLERQTLAEVVEANERRTELGIQLRRFHEKYDLLVTPVQSKPVPRVGTAPETPFAFPFNITQQPAASAPAGFDNNGLPVGLHIVGPQFGDATVLRLARAFEKLQPFPTPHLESLGRL; encoded by the coding sequence GTGCCGCAAGATCTGACGCAGGTTTCAGCGAGCGAGCTGATCGCCGCCTATCGTTCGAAGGCCCTCTCGCCCGTCGAGGTCGCGGCGGCGACGTTGAAACGCATCGCCGAGCTGCAACCGCATTTCAACGCCTATCGCGCCGTCGACGCAGAGGCCGCGCTGGCGCAGGCCAAGGCCTCCGAGGCGCGTTGGGCGAAAGGCGCGCCGCTCGGGCTCCTCGACGGGGTTCCCGTCGGCTTCAAGGATCTGCTCAATGTGAAGGGCTTTCCGACGCGCAAGGGAAGCCTCGCGACGCCGGACACTGTGCAGCAGGCCGATTCCCCGCCTGCAGCGCGCCTCCGCGACTCGGGCGCCGTCATACTGGGCAAGACCCAGACGGCCGAGTTCGGCCTCAAAGGCCTCACGGAGACAAAGCTCGCGGGCGTGACGCCCAATGCCTGGGATCGGCAATATGTGAGCGGCGGCAGCAGCGGCGGCGCCGGCGTCGCGGCCGCTCTCGGCCTCGGGCCGTTGCAGGTGGCGACGGACGGCGGCGGCTCCATCCGCAATCCCGCGGCGATCAATGGCGTGTTCGGCTTCAAGCCGACCTTCGGCCGCGTCGCCGGCTATCCGCACAATGGTTCGCTGTTCCACATCGGCCCCATCACGCGCACGGTGACCGACGCCGCCCTGCTGTTGAATGTCATCGCCCAGCCGGATGCGCGCGATTGGACGAGCCTGCCCAGCGACGGCCGCGATTGGACCGCCGGCCTCGACGGCGGCGTGAAGGGACTGCGGGTCGCCTATAGCCGCACGCTCGGCTATATCCAGGTCGATCCGGGCGTCGCCGCCGTCGTCGACCGCGCGGTGGCGCGCCTCGCCGAGCTCGGCGTTATCGTCGAGGAGGCCGATCCTGGCTTCTCGGACCCGTCCGCGATCATCGACGCGATCAACGCCGAGCGGGCGATCCGCCTGCGCCGCGATATCGGCGACGCCGGACTGGACCTCATCGATCCGGGGATACGCAAGCGCGTCGAGCGGCTGGAGCGCCAAACGCTCGCAGAGGTCGTCGAGGCCAATGAGCGGCGCACCGAGCTCGGCATTCAGTTGCGCCGGTTCCACGAGAAATACGATCTGCTGGTGACGCCCGTGCAGTCCAAGCCGGTTCCGCGCGTCGGGACGGCGCCGGAGACGCCCTTCGCCTTCCCGTTCAACATCACGCAGCAGCCGGCCGCCTCCGCGCCCGCGGGCTTCGACAATAATGGCCTGCCGGTCGGGCTCCATATCGTCGGGCCGCAATTCGGCGACGCGACGGTGTTGCGTCTCGCAAGGGCGTTCGAAAAGCTCCAGCCTTTCCCGACGCCGCATCTCGAGTCGCTGGGCCGTCTCTGA
- a CDS encoding MetQ/NlpA family ABC transporter substrate-binding protein — MTRAPNRAGPASTEAAMEKCVRRSIFWLALATTFALSALALPAAPAVAATVRIGIIGGEDEDLWKVVAAQAAANGLTIKTVVFNDYTQPNEALERGDVDANAFQHKPYLDNQIRTRGYHITPVGFTAVWPIGLYSRKVHSPANLPKGAIIGVPNDPSNEGRALILLQRVGLIELRDGAGILATTADIVGNPKGLVIKELDAGVVGRVIDDLSAAVVNTDWALKSGLRVEDRIAQEPLADNPYRNFIAVKAGRENEPWVRTLVGAYQNDVVKNALTKIFHGTGLPAW, encoded by the coding sequence ATGACCAGGGCTCCGAACAGAGCGGGACCCGCTTCCACCGAAGCGGCCATGGAGAAATGCGTCCGCCGTTCGATCTTCTGGCTCGCGCTGGCTACGACGTTCGCCCTGTCCGCTCTCGCGCTTCCCGCGGCGCCGGCCGTCGCGGCCACAGTGCGTATCGGCATTATCGGAGGCGAGGATGAAGACCTTTGGAAAGTGGTGGCGGCGCAGGCCGCCGCCAATGGATTGACCATAAAGACCGTCGTCTTCAACGACTACACCCAGCCCAACGAGGCCTTGGAGCGCGGCGACGTCGACGCCAATGCGTTTCAGCACAAGCCCTATCTCGATAATCAGATCAGGACGCGCGGCTACCACATCACGCCTGTCGGCTTCACCGCGGTCTGGCCGATCGGCCTCTATTCGCGCAAGGTCCATTCCCCGGCCAATTTGCCGAAAGGCGCGATCATCGGCGTTCCCAATGATCCATCGAACGAGGGGCGCGCTTTGATCCTCCTGCAACGGGTCGGGCTGATCGAGCTGCGCGACGGCGCGGGCATACTCGCCACGACCGCGGACATAGTCGGTAATCCGAAAGGTCTCGTGATCAAGGAGCTCGACGCCGGCGTCGTCGGTCGCGTCATCGACGACCTTTCGGCCGCGGTGGTCAACACCGATTGGGCGCTCAAATCCGGGCTGCGAGTCGAGGATCGCATTGCGCAGGAGCCTCTCGCCGACAATCCTTACCGGAACTTCATCGCTGTAAAAGCCGGCCGTGAGAACGAGCCCTGGGTCAGGACGCTCGTCGGCGCCTATCAGAACGACGTGGTGAAGAACGCGCTGACGAAAATCTTCCACGGGACAGGCCTTCCCGCATGGTGA
- a CDS encoding methionine ABC transporter ATP-binding protein, with amino-acid sequence MNAPTFSFNASTLGSSSESGPPPVVRLHEVTKRFGETIALDQVSLSIRRGEVLGLIGRSGAGKSTLIRCLNGLERPDSGDVEIEGRSIIGLSERELQPFRRRIGIVFQHFNLMSAKTVAGNIALPLEIEGQPRAAREARVAELLDLIGLADKASAYPAQLSGGQKQRVGIARALAARPALLLSDEATSALDPETTDAILELLRDINRKLDLTVLLVTHEMSVVRAIADRVAVLDGGRIVEEGPSGRIFASPGAATTRSLLRAYRPTLPDELAARLVPSPGERTVLKVVVIGAQARAPLLADLALATGLRATLVHGGVDRVNGEEIGALFLEADGRDRAQFSAALDFLRQRASKAEVLGHVAGDD; translated from the coding sequence TTGAACGCGCCGACGTTTTCCTTCAACGCATCGACGCTCGGCTCGTCGAGCGAGAGCGGCCCGCCGCCTGTCGTGCGGCTGCACGAGGTGACGAAGCGGTTCGGCGAGACGATAGCCTTGGACCAGGTCTCGCTCTCGATTCGCCGCGGCGAGGTTCTCGGCCTTATCGGCCGCAGCGGCGCCGGCAAGTCGACGCTCATCCGCTGCCTCAATGGTCTCGAGCGGCCCGACAGCGGCGATGTCGAGATCGAAGGGCGTTCGATCATCGGACTCAGCGAGCGCGAGCTGCAGCCGTTCCGTCGCAGAATCGGCATCGTCTTCCAGCACTTCAATCTGATGTCGGCGAAGACCGTGGCGGGAAATATCGCTTTGCCGCTCGAGATCGAAGGCCAGCCGCGCGCGGCCCGCGAAGCGCGCGTCGCCGAGCTGCTCGATCTGATCGGGCTCGCCGACAAGGCGAGCGCCTATCCGGCGCAGCTCTCCGGTGGTCAAAAGCAGCGCGTCGGCATCGCGCGCGCTCTGGCCGCGCGGCCGGCGCTGCTGCTGTCGGATGAAGCGACATCCGCCCTTGATCCCGAAACGACGGACGCGATCCTGGAACTGCTGCGGGATATCAACCGCAAGCTCGATCTCACCGTCCTATTGGTGACGCATGAAATGAGCGTCGTTCGCGCCATCGCCGACCGCGTGGCGGTGCTCGACGGCGGGAGAATTGTCGAAGAAGGACCGAGCGGGCGAATATTCGCCTCGCCGGGCGCCGCGACGACCCGCAGCCTGCTGCGCGCCTATCGGCCGACATTGCCGGACGAGCTCGCGGCGCGCCTCGTCCCCAGCCCGGGAGAGCGAACGGTGCTGAAAGTCGTCGTCATCGGCGCTCAGGCGCGCGCGCCGCTGCTGGCGGATCTCGCCCTCGCGACGGGCCTGCGCGCAACCCTGGTCCATGGCGGCGTGGACCGTGTGAATGGCGAGGAGATCGGCGCGCTGTTTCTCGAAGCCGATGGGCGCGATCGGGCGCAATTCTCTGCTGCGTTGGACTTCTTGCGCCAGCGCGCGAGCAAGGCGGAGGTTCTCGGCCATGTCGCCGGCGATGATTGA
- a CDS encoding methionine ABC transporter permease, which translates to MSPAMIELLWRAFLETLVMTAAAGFVSLALGLPLGLLLVMTDRNGIVERVWLNRLIGAIVNAVRSVPFIILLVAAIPLTRWIVGTSIGVAAAIVPLSLAAIPYYARIAELSFREVDPGLIEAARAMGGSRWTIVSKVLIPEALPGLTSGFTVTLVTLIGASAMAGAVGSGGLGDLAIRYGYQRFETNVMIVVVLLLIALVSALQWVGDKASARFDKRKGANAKS; encoded by the coding sequence ATGTCGCCGGCGATGATTGAGCTGCTGTGGCGAGCGTTCCTAGAAACTCTGGTCATGACGGCTGCCGCTGGATTCGTTTCGCTCGCGCTGGGGCTGCCGCTCGGACTGCTGCTCGTCATGACCGATCGAAACGGAATCGTCGAGCGCGTTTGGCTCAACCGGCTGATCGGCGCGATCGTGAACGCGGTCCGATCCGTTCCGTTCATCATTCTCCTCGTCGCGGCGATTCCGCTCACGCGATGGATCGTCGGCACGTCGATCGGCGTCGCGGCCGCCATCGTGCCCTTGTCGCTCGCGGCGATCCCCTATTATGCGCGAATCGCCGAGCTGTCCTTTCGCGAGGTCGATCCGGGCCTGATCGAGGCGGCGCGCGCGATGGGCGGCAGCCGTTGGACGATCGTTTCGAAAGTGCTGATTCCAGAAGCGCTGCCGGGCCTCACGAGCGGCTTCACAGTGACTCTCGTGACGCTGATCGGCGCTTCCGCCATGGCGGGGGCGGTCGGCTCGGGCGGGCTCGGCGATCTCGCCATTCGTTACGGATATCAGCGCTTCGAGACGAATGTCATGATCGTCGTCGTCCTCCTGCTCATCGCGCTCGTGTCCGCGCTGCAATGGGTCGGCGACAAGGCTTCGGCGAGGTTCGACAAGCGAAAGGGCGCGAATGCAAAATCGTGA